tttcatatTCTTTATCTTTTAATTTTCACTTTGACTCCACTGCCGTCTGATGAGCAACTTAGTTCTCTTATAAATAACAAAGAAAAGGAAAAATGACCAGAATGTACTGGAGAATAACACACTTCACTAAACTTAATGAATTATCCTCGTTTTAATTTCCTGCAAAGGTATGACTTTACACTAAATCTCTAAAGAAAGTGTACCATCACCAAAGTAATAcacattttctgtttttatcATTTCCTTTTTGAGTATTATAACTTTTGGTTTGTAAAATCCGTGTATTAAGTTTAACTTTGTGATATACAAAAGATCAATGACCTCTGAGTACTTTGTTTTGATGTAGTCAACAACAAATGGACTTCTATAGTCCTTACGGACAAAAGTCACCTTAAATCATTTGACCACATTAAAAATCACAGATTACAAcaaaaaacatgtcaaaagAAATCAGATTTGAAAATAAAGTCTGTGTAGGGATAGaaatctttttcttttttattgatAGTACAGCTCCAAATTCATTCCGTCCTTGATTTCATCTGTGAATGGAAGAGTTAAGGCTTTAACCACATGGCTGGTTTGAGTATGGGTGTGACATAGTACTGAATATATCTGTACACATCAATAGATCTAAAGAGATTATCAAAGAACCCAAGTCAACACTTTTGTTCAACAGAATCACTGTAAGAACTCAAGTCAATGGTTTTGTTCAACAGAATCACTGCAAGAACTCAAGTCAATGGTTTTGTTCAACAGAATCACTGCAAGAACCCAAGTCAACACTTTTGTTCAACAGAATCACTGCAAGAACTCAAGTCAATGGTTTTGTTCAACAGAATCACTGCAAGAACTGGTCAATAGTTTTGTTCAACAGAATCACTGTAAGAACTCAAGTCAATGGTTTTGTTCAACAGAATCACTGCAAGAACTTCAGTCAATGGTTTTGTTCAACAGAATCACTGCAAGAACTCAAGTCAATGGTTTTGTTCAACAGAATCACTGCAAGAACTCCAGTCAATGGTTTTGTTCAACAGAATCACTGCAAGAACTGGTCAATAGTTTTGTTCAACAGAATCACTGCAAGATGGTTTTGTTCAACAGATTCACTGCAAGAACTCTAGTCAATAATTTTGTTCAACAGAATCACTGCAAGACAAATACACATCAGATCATTTCCCACTGGACATCCTTTAAGATGCAACACAGCAAATTGTACATGTCTCAAGGTTCTTCTATTCATTAAAAGTCTAATTATTACCCCCAAGGATGTCTTTTCAATCAACACTGAAACTACTAGTAATCATTTTGAGAAATCAAAACATCGTAAATTTATATCATCAACTTTTGAACCTCATACCCAgtaatatatgtttatttttgtttgtttattattttattttgttccaTTTCATACTATTTTACAATAAACAGAATGAGAACAGGATGGTGTCAATAAACACAACTCTATAGATTTCTACAAATTTACAGAGCATTATCATGTCAGCAAACAATTCAGTCATGAAACCTATTTGTACTTTCTTTGTAAACCTCTTTTTTCTACTAAAATCAAAACCCAAGTCACCTTATGTTTGTCATATCCTTTCTTTGTCATGACAGCCTGTGTTACAGACAACTGTAAATTGAAGAAGACAGTGCCACCCCCTCTCCCCTtgtgtaaatttgcataacaaaaagtaattttttatgtttattatCTTATGTCAAAAAATCATATAGTGGGACTCACACTTCAACACActatcaattcttgtcatgtCAAAATCTGCAGGGGTTCCTGTATCATTTTACTGGGGTACCCAAACAAAATCACCATAGATTGTATGGGAAAGTAGGCCTCTGTTACCTCTTTACTCCCTTTAAGTTACTGGGTTTCCCCAGCCTTGACAAAAACTCTGCTTAACTTATTGGTAACTTGGTAactacattacaatgtaaagcCCAGTGACTTGTCACATGGTCTTAATATCACATACACAAACTATTAGTTCAAATAACTTGATGTAgtaaagacccccccccccccccccccccccattacagGTCTCTTGTGTATTCAGTCAGTACACAAGACTTATTCATCCACAAAACCTAATCTTCAGGAACTTCTTTTAGATCAAAGATCCCTAGGATTATCCGGTAGGAAAGTATCATGGTTGACAGTGTTTCTGATTCTGATATGACACTGCTGCTGATTGAATGTCACAACACTTGTTTGTTGAactgttaccatagaaactaaGTAGAACTAAAAGTAACATGATCTGTCAACGCAAGTGGTTAATAGGACCACTTAAGCTTACAAATAGGTGACACTGGGAACACAGTAGTCTAGCATTGTTAAAGAGAGGAAAGTTGGCTGCCTACTAGAACTGGTTACACTGAGGACATATGACTCTAGTATTGCCAAAAGGCCCACTTCACATTACGATTAAAATCTGTGTGAAAACTGTTTGTTTGGCAGAGTTACAGAAAAAAGTTGGACTGGAACAAATGAATTATCCTATGTAATTCTTATTAAAGAATGGTCGCACTGtctgtcacacaagctcaataagcgaacttcgtttGTTTAGGCCAAACCTCCTCCCCTAAGCAAatattcacaagtgtgacatcggtacatttttatatatatgtaaatgtaaactGTGGTGAAActtgtagcggtcacaccactacaattgatacaaaaacatggtaaacacattaaaattcTAACCAGAAATCAAGCACTGTATATCATATTAgcagtaaattttaataaacttaCAAATctttcagtagtaaatacagaacctgttatcattgaaggagtgaaagttttcgaaatttggttacgTGTGAAAATGAAGTAATCGCCTCGTCCCCTTGCATTCCTAAAGTTAACTGTAACtgaatttttatatattttttaaattaaaaactcTGAAAtgaatacccaattctcatccacatggccgAAATTCATTTGAGTAAtgaagaataaaaacaaaagaacccTTATTTTTATAGATGATCTCTAGAGGGCAGACTTCATGAAAAAAGGATACAATCACCCAACGTGATGTGGTCTTTGTATATTGTGTACCATTTCTTGATGACAATTTTTTCAAATCTTGTACCAGTTTGAGCTGCAACAAGTTTCTTCAAATCACCAATGGTATCATCCTCACTGAATGTTTAGTTAAGGTAATGATTAACACAGAAATTTCTAAAACCACACAGCTCACCTTGCCATCCAAAAGTCCATAAAGCAGAACACCACTGCTGGGAATAAAGGCATTCTCATAAACATGTAAAACTTTGGGTTCACCACAGTAATTTAATCATGTCACAGCACTTATACTATGTGCTACTGCTGAGACACACAAAGTTGAAACTCGGTTCCTGATTCATTGTGTTCAGTCAAGAATGTATTGGGaagtaataagcacttaggagtcatcattattcatttattagaCATTATGCATGTTCCTGACTCCCATCCATGATAACAAAGACAGGAGTCCATAACAGTTTGTTTGTTGCCGTTTGCACTTCGCCCAGCATGGGGTTTAACCACATTTAATGCCTAGAGTAACGACATTGATgtaggggtgaacaaatcattttgtgaactggtggtcccaagaccagtgccttaaaaaatccagtggtcctgctgaaagaattagtggtcccaggtcctactgatgtgaaacattaaatcttaccaaTGAATCTGTTTATTCatacgactttttaacatagttatcaacagtaaggtactggtctgacaaaccagacaaggtaaaatttgtgtggtccgcccaaaaaatgctagtcctggacccagaaccagtggatttgttcacccctggacATAATGTGTGAcaataacgtagtgtaaaaacAGAACACGGTCaccaggaactagactaactaaccACAAGATGTTAGCAAACATTAAAAGATTcactgaaataaagaaaaatttGACAGTGAGTAGAAATTCTCATTAGTAGCTATGAACTCATTGTcaccataaacatatacatgtattcattcttGTGATTTATTTGAAGATTTGAAAGGATACTTGCACTTGACACGGACTTTCTTCCCAAGACGATCATTACAGGTTACCTCTATCATTTTGGCAGTGGAGTGTTGTCTATGTAGAGTAGAGTAATCACTGTGAAAAGAACATACATATTATAAGGCTTGAGtttaaacacaaactaaaactactgtcaCAACATGTGATACAACAGTGATCAGCTTTTGAATGGGCATTGGTTTACGTAATTATAGTCTTAGGAGATCAGCTCTCTGCAATCATGTTTCCACTCACATTCATTTTAGGTGATATAGGCAGAGGAAAATATCTGTTTCCTTGtgtgctgggggggggggggcatcttTATGGCCCCATCTTTAGCATGTACACTTGAATAAGAGTTATgatttttatttacatgtatgtaagatTGTAAGAGGGGGTCCTTCCGAAATGTAATAGATTCTACTAGGTCTGCACATGGTCTGCAGCTGTGTTCATCAGTATCAAATTGACAGTTGTCGACAGGAAATGTCAACATAGTCTATCtttgaatgtcattttttgatgGCAGACACAATATTGCGAATATGAATACCTTGGAAATGGTTATCATTGGTTTGCGGATCTACATCAGTGCATGTTTGACGGATATTCTAGAACCTGcatgtgtattgttttgttatgaATCGTAGACTCAACGTACTCCTGCCAAATCGGACAACACAATCAAAGGAGCGTGGGCCATCTGCGATAGAGACGTACTTGACCGAGTTATATTGTGGTCCGTGATATTCAGTACTTACCTATAAACCTTTGGGTGTACCTGGTCTACAAAAGAACGACAGAACGCCGTATAATCGTGACTTAATCGTAGGTTATGCTTCTTCTGGCCCGGCCTGTTCTCAACACAATTTACAATATGGCGTACATGAGTGTCATCGTTGGTGGCGCCCTAACTGATGCTTAGCTCAATGATCAAAGACCGATCGTCTAACGTACGTTCTCATTGAAGTCCACTTATATTGTACAAACCAGTACCACATAAAGTAAATGGAGGGAGGATCTAGAAATTTTAGAtaccatttcaaaaaatatcAGTAAAGAAGGAACTTCGTCTTCATTTTGGAATTTTTGTGATCGATGACGAATGTGCAGATAAATGGCTAATATCATCATGTAAATACATCCACATATCTAGCttataaagtggccatacggatgagAAATAGGAAATTATTGTGGTTTTTAATTAAGGAAACAACGTACTGTGTTTTTTCTATTTAAAGACAACATATTTTAAGTGTTTGGCAATTATAGAGTTACAAATATGAACGTTATGCTGTATCACATTGGGGTTTATCCCACTTgaaaaaacatagtaaagttgatTTAAAGGAacattcagtaattacaaggggtaGGGTCACTTTTTGCAAACCGGTTCCAGGGTAggaccatattttagaaaatggaatgggggggggggggtcacatctTACTTTGACCCATTGtatttaataataaatatttgaacaggggaagggccatgttttagagaaaggaaacgTCCATTTTTGTCACATTACATTCAACAGACATTGActgatttttttgtaattactgGAGGTGCCCTAATccaaattccaaaataaaaaccATTGTCATCAATGGATTTTCTGTCACAGATTTTCCTATCTGTCATGGTGCTCCTGTAGTCTGCAAATTACGGCATGTCTGAAGCACCCTGATGCATCGATCAACACATGGCATACCTTAGGGAACCAGCAGTGATTACAGTAGAGGGCTGGGGGAAGTCAAGCCTCATCCTGATTCCTGATTCCGTTTTCTAATTTTCTgactaaatttgcatacaactgATCAAATAATTTTTTCTTGAAGAATCTTCCAGCTAGACACTAAAAGAAACATCTCTACCACAatcatattataatataataatcagCCCAATATTTGGTTACGTGCATTGTTTACAAAAGTTGCTTGTTTACAAattcacacacatgtacacacacacatgtacacactgacaaacacagacatacacatattcacacacacacatatacacaaacacagacacacacatgtacacacacacacatacatacgtacgtacacacacacacacacagatacacacacacagatacacaggcAGAGATTTAACTGTCAATAGCACAATTGGACAAGGCACATTTGCTAAACTCTGACAAAAGTTGCTTGTTCTGTGGCTAGTACAAGATCATTATTGAAAATGCTAAAAACGGAAAAAACACCGAACAATGATTATATTTCTGAcaattttattaatatataaatactagatcatcaatcatcatctgttttttttcttcattcttttCATGTGTCTTCTAGATCCAGAACGTTGCTTCGTTGCTTCTTGAACTTCAGCATATTTCCTCTTGTTGTATCTGCAAGtattgaaaaacattttttttaaagctgcTCTACCAGCTACTGGAATGTTTTATGAAACTTTTTTGTTAGACACAATAACTTATTCGTAATATTGCAACactgcacagtattgaatcacctgtgtaggtaaacatatttgtgtagctgtacacacatagtatggtgcaataatCCAATGCTTTTTGGGTACACACCCTATAATCAGCGGCACCCCAgtgcaatcatgatttcaatctgtatttttaattaatttttttattttttatttttttgtgctgggaattgctcccagtgattttctgtaatatgcagacatatacacacaatcacacataaTGCTACAGAGTTCCATTCAGGTTTgagactacgtgacagggctatgttgcacgctctatataatatcacattgctgtggaactgtcaaggctttcccagttaGTCTGCAGGCTATCCCGGAGTTACCCAGGCCcagcaaacatagcacctgtggGCTCCGtatgagtaatcgtccccgacttttcgagtcattactacAGGAGTCCCCAATTCGCACTTGTTTTGTTAGTGAGACACgactgagtgatacagcctacccatcaagtctgtagaacactcgcTCTGGGTTTTGGGTCGGTCATGGTAACAGAACCACATATAATAGTATATAATCTGAATATCAGAATATATCATGTTCATTagcataaaatttgaatatcagAGTATATCATGTTCATTAGCATAAATTTTGAATATCAGAGTATGTCATGTATCATTagcataaatgaataataatgagtCTTACTTTGTGAATTGGATAATAAGAATAGTAATATTAGTTTGTTGGAAAACATGTTCGTGACTGTAATCCCATTCACAATGGTACTCACCTCCTGAATTCTGCATCTGCCAATAGTTCATCTACAATTGTCTTCTTGCGTTCTTTCTTTGGTATCCTAGAATGGTAGAAATCTGCAGCATGCTCAATCACCCTTCCAACCTAGTGgaaaaatataagaaaaaatAGCAAAATGCATAAGcaacatgtatttgtattatttgattATAAGCTTTGGCTGTAAGGTAAAATGTTCACCTGCTAGTTGATACCTATTAATTATTCACACTGCTACAAAGAACATGTCTagagctttcagaaaatgtatactttttgGTGTGTGTAGTGATTTATAGCTTAATTAGAGACATTTATATACAAGACATTTTGCATATGATTAAAAACTGAAGTCTGAAGTCAGAACACACATAAATCTGATTAAACTCTGATCACAGAAAGGgtaattactaccaaaccagagagactataaAGTTTCAATAAGGCAGCACGctgttttttacatctcacacaacgtTTGCTTTTACAAATGACATAAagaaaatacagacattgataACACACAGGcatatacaatgatacatttcatctcacagtgaacacaaatcaacatcactgtcggatgaaacaagAAGATTccaacacaaaactgtttatttgtgttcacagtgagatgaaatgtaacatttcatgtgtgtgcatgctatcagtgcctgtattttgtttgtataatctataacaaaaaacaatctcagagatgtaaaaaaaacaccatgttgcctaattgaaactctgtagtcTTTCTGATTTGATTGTATCTGGCATACCAGTTGATCAAAGACAatgtttttcataaaattaataaGAGTATTTGGCAGTAAAAAGATTTGCATGGCTTGAGGGTCTCCACTTTCCACATTGCGTAAACTTGGTAGTAGTGATATCTGTAGCAGAATATCTTATGGTGATACACTATTttcaataaagaaaaaaatagttcacCTGCACAAACTTAGGTAGTCCCACAACATCATTCTTTTTATAAAACCTTTTAGGGTCTAGAGTACCCCTCATCTGCATGACTTTGAGATCATTTTTCAATTCATCTGTCATTTCTGCAGCCTTCATATTGTACCAATTCTTTCCAGTGTGTGACTCTCTTTCtctctgaaaaaaaatcataaaaacaatacatgaaataaaaaacagTTCTATAATTTCAAGTAGctgttcatttatttgtcatCCAAATTCTGACATATCTGGTTTGGAAAAGTCATTATCATTTAAAtatgaataacaaaaaaaatgctAAGAATTTATGAAGTAGTTTGTGGCATACTAAGTAATTTATATTCTGCGCAGTCTACATAATTCGTCCATTGTACATACTGACTAGGTGGTAGTCACCAACCAGGTGGTAATAACTGACCAGGTGGTAGTCACCAACCAGGTAGTACCTGGTGGTAGTCACCAACCAGGTGGTAATAACTGACCAGGTGGTAGTCACCAACCAGGTAGTACCTGGTGGTAGTCACCAACCAGGTGGTAATAACTGACCAGGTGGTAGTCACCAACCAGGTAGTACCTGGTGGTAGTCACCAACCAGGTGGTAATAACTGACCAGGTGGTAGTCACCAACCAGGTGGTAATAACTGACTGGGTGGTAGTCACCAACCAGGTGGTAATAACTGACCAGGTGGTAGTCACTAACTAGGTGGTAATAACTGACTGGGTGGTAGTCACCAACCAGGTGGTAATAACTGACCAGGTGGTAGTCACCAACCAGGTGGTAATAACTGACCAGGTGGTAGTCACTAACCAGGTGGTAATAACTGACTGGGTGGTAGTCACCAACCAGGTGGTAATAACTGACCAGGTGGTAGTCACTAACCAGGTGGTAATAACTGACCAGGTGGTAGTCACCAACCAGGTGGTAATAACTGACTGGGTGGTAGTCACCAACCAGGTGGTAATAACTGACCAGGTGGTAGTCACTAACTAGGTGGTAATAACTGACTGGGTGGTAGTCACTAACTAGGTGGTAATAACTGACCAGGTGGTAGTCACCAACCAGGTGGTAATAACTGACCAGGTGGTAGTCACTAACTAGGTGGTAATAACAGACCAGGTGGTAGTCACCAACTAGGTGGTAATAACAGACCAGGTGGTAGTCACCAACCAGGTGGTAATAACAGACCAGGTGGTAGTCACCAACTAGGTGGTAATAACAGACCAGGTGGTAGTCACCAACCAGGTGGTAATAACAGACCAGGTGGTAGTCACCAACTAGGTGGTAATAACAGACCAGGTGGTAGTCACCAACTAGGTGGTAATAACAGACCAGGTGGTAGTCACCAACTAGGTGGTAGTCACCGATTTAAAGTATCCTGGATGTACATCCtgtttgtatgtaagtgtgGTATGGACTTTCTGGTCCATGACACAGAAACAATCACTTTATGAAATTCTgcattacatttgaaataattagacccattcctttgaaaaaaaaagatactaCATAAATGTTACGATGGCAAAAAATTTGAAAGAAGCATTCTTATGCAAACCCAACCTAGGCGAGTTTACCTATGGTCTACAGAAGCTGCACAGGTTCAACACTTTTCtttaaaacaacaaattaattaatctaGTAGAAACTGAACTCtagaaaacaatatttattgattgactTAGAGATTATTGTTTGTTATTCTAAGTTTCTTACCTTTCTTTGGTGCCTGAGTTGATGTTGCGACTCCTTGTATGGTGGAACACTATCTTTTTTCTCAAAACCAGCTGTGACGACACTTTTCTTTAAGAGCTGTAACAttaatataaatgaatgaatgataatatatatactctGTATGTATTATAACAGACCACTGGCCTTTACATAcaagaaattcaaaataatgGTTGCCATCATTTTtaacttacagtaaatgaaGCCCTGTTCTggaatacaaaaacaaaaaaatttgccTAATTACTAAGTGTTCATTTTTGGTTGTTAACAATACATAGTAgactttcaatttataaaacaactctGGTATGTTTAtcagaaagataaaagatttcatgttTGCCCACTAGGAGCACTGTTTGTGGAGTGTTTTTGGAGccagaagtgagggccagaatagCTGAGTATTGTAGCATAAAGACAGCAGATACAAAGTTAACACTTATTTCCTTGTTGTCATTGTACTCCTTATATTAGCAACTGTCAGTAAATCAAAACATGCCTAACAGTCAGAGTTCTTTGACACAAATTTATTGACTGCTTTGTGCATAGCCATACAATCAGTGGCCAAGTCAAAAATTTTAGCCCTCGCTTTATTTAATCTGGAGTGCCCTCTTACAATGGTACCTGCAAATCAAAATGGTTGGAACTTCATTATGACTAGAATAATGACTAAATTTTAGCCCTGCTTAATTTTTTAGAGATCGACCAAATGCTATCTGATCAGACCTACCTCATCATGCTTACTACGCAGTAAGATGTTTTGGACTGCTTGTTTGCTATTCTCAGGTTTACTGTCATCTAGGTTGATGTAAATATCACCCACATCCATGCCTGGATCTATGGATGATGATAAATCTACACTgaaatacaaagaaaacagaaaacaagaGATTGGTTGACTGAATGTAATAGgctcttaggagtcatgaataccAGGAAACGGACAATGTGAGAAAGCCTGTCAACCTGAACagaaaaaataccgccaatggcgttgtagcacaactgtagtttttaaaaatatttatccatatgctagtctatgctaacaataggtgtttatttgctgaataactatccagttgcctatccaaccatgatgctatctttacgataaatgctatcatttggctgttgctatgggcgtggtcatgttgttagatatatttgcatacatttgtgtatgtttttgttcacttgtgtatgaattcctgatattgtctttgcaatatacgtgatcatttggctgttgctatgggcgtggtcttgttgctaggaaaatttacatacattttttgaatgtttattcaattgtctattaaaccctgttgttatctttgtgaaatacaccaccgtttggctgttgctatgggcgtggtcatggttactagggtatttgcatacattttttaaatgttaattcatctgtctttctattcctgttgttatctttgcaatatacgtgattatttggctgttgttatgggcgtggtcttgttgctatgcaaatttacatacattttttggatgtttattcaattatctattaaaccctgttgttatctttgtgaaatacaccaccgtttagctgttgctatgggcgtggtcatggttgctagggtatttgcatacattttttgaatgtttactcacttgcttaccagatgatgttgttatttgaccaaaatatactgccatttggttgttgctaagggcgtggtcatggtcgctagggccaattttgtcaaaatgtttttaagaaaatctgcagaataacagtttcagaaacatctcgccaagtttcagactaattgaccaagtactttttgagatataagtttttgaccaaaaatgaacatttttacacctaatttgcatatcactcatggaatcatggtaagcttaatatttcttcgtccatacatccctagatacattcccattaaatttcagcccaatctgctcagtagttttagaattatagatttttaaccaaaaagacacatttagccctaatttgcatatcactgatggaatcatcccgtcatgaacaaatcttactttacaccaccttaagaatgttcccaccaaatttcgcaccaatctgcccagtagtttctgagtttaagttttttgaccaaaaatcacattttttgacccaaatcacacacctgtgatgcgatcattttgatttgaacaatttcccaactagacacccaaagtaatggacccaccaaatatcgtggcaatcggttcagcggtttttgactttaagttgtttacacacacacacacacatccacacacacacacacacacacacacacacacagacagacagacgccgggcgatccctatagcactactgaacaagttcagttgtgctaaaaacgtTATTTGTAAGTAATTGGAAACTAAACAGAGTTAACCCGA
The nucleotide sequence above comes from Glandiceps talaboti chromosome 10, keGlaTala1.1, whole genome shotgun sequence. Encoded proteins:
- the LOC144440941 gene encoding ubiquitin-like protein 5 yields the protein MIEVTCNDRLGKKVRVKCNEDDTIGDLKKLVAAQTGTRFEKIVIKKWYTIYKDHITLGDYEIKDGMNLELYYQ
- the LOC144441159 gene encoding uncharacterized protein LOC144441159 produces the protein MNEHEHAPPTIHFRENNMAALRRSRGLSVDSRKSSDSEQFPGENEILFNLSDTDNESESDDTSSLCESDSDLDDIVETAANHILGNHTTDTQSHTRSSSSTNVVETEKSNDVDEEGSGDEDDIVCLPFVIDSKPSGGKDDKEDGDNSGNDGDDTSDDVSEAIINMTGQVMTSRHDTVDLSSSIDPGMDVGDIYINLDDSKPENSKQAVQNILLRSKHDELLKKSVVTAGFEKKDSVPPYKESQHQLRHQRKRERESHTGKNWYNMKAAEMTDELKNDLKVMQMRGTLDPKRFYKKNDVVGLPKFVQVGRVIEHAADFYHSRIPKKERKKTIVDELLADAEFRRYNKRKYAEVQEATKQRSGSRRHMKRMKKKNR